From Cydia splendana chromosome 4, ilCydSple1.2, whole genome shotgun sequence, one genomic window encodes:
- the LOC134789590 gene encoding uncharacterized protein LOC134789590 codes for MAPLTAAEKQRRYKEKLKRDPEKYEEYKRKKRENYHAKKRLVKALTPKEHYNAKVIWKLKKRNLRQKRQVLNRILDNTPPSSPLHVQENIPQPVNLQDNICIRDMQENIPPLAPLDMQAIKRGRKKVNRDRTKLYRDNLRLKKENKNLKRLAEKYRKRPKTYYPIANKNANVRDSNCSIDNLREGDMPEPESDDDLPLSLIVNSAASTLEDIDITDLCGPRSSTFYDAIYDDEEQPSTSTRGQQNKEDRPTD; via the exons ATGGCACCATTAACTGCGGCGGAAAAACAACGACGTTACAAGGAGAAACTGAAAAGGGATCCTGAAAAATATGAAGAGTATAAAAGAAAGAAGAGAGAGAACTATCATGCAAAGAAAAGATTAGTTAAAGCTTTGACACCCAAGGAGCATTACAACGCAAAAGTCATATGGAAACTGAAGAAGAGAAATCTAAGACAAAAACGGCAGGTCCTCAACCGCATCCTGGATAACACGCCACCAAGTTCTCCCTTACACGTGCAAGAGAATATACCACAGCCGGTAAACCTACAAGACAACATCTGCATCCGAGACATGCAAGAAAACATACCACCATTGGCACCATTAGACATGCAAGCAATA AAAAGAGGACGTAAAAAAGTAAATAGGGACCGAACGAAGTTGTATCGGGATAATTTAAGgctaaaaaaagaaaataaaaacttgaAACGGTTAGCTGAAAAATATAGAAAACG TCCTAAAACCTATTACCCAATCGCGAACAAGAATGCAAATGTTAGAGATTCTAACTGCTCTATTGATAATCTCAGAGAAGGGGATATGCCTGAACCCGAATCTGATGATGATTTGCCATTAAGCCTGATAGTAAACAGCGCAGCATCAACATTAGAAGATATAGATATTACCGATTTATGCGGACCTCGTAGCTCTACGTTTTATGATGCCATTTATGACGATGAAGAGCAACCGTCAACTTCAACAAGGGGGCAACAAAATAAAGAAGACCGACCA ACTGATTAG